The Kitasatospora sp. NBC_00374 genome has a segment encoding these proteins:
- a CDS encoding SRPBCC family protein produces the protein MSTTTSRSTAAGPRNPLVGLDLTPFTFTRRCWVDLMPDSVYPLIGDVSLIETWSPSASAVSYEPGGGPWVGAWFSGRNRRDGREWVTRSEVVRADPGSAFAFVVGGAEQGIVRWDWHLYEQGTGSIVQQTWRLLRADPVLGDTPEALHALRDHMANSAEATLLSLAEWIAGSRTR, from the coding sequence ATGAGCACCACAACGTCCCGGAGCACCGCTGCCGGCCCGCGAAATCCGCTGGTCGGCCTGGATCTGACGCCCTTCACCTTCACCAGGCGGTGCTGGGTCGACTTGATGCCGGACTCCGTGTATCCCCTGATCGGCGACGTGTCCCTGATCGAGACGTGGAGCCCGAGCGCCAGCGCCGTGAGCTACGAGCCCGGAGGCGGCCCATGGGTCGGCGCATGGTTCAGCGGCCGCAACCGTCGTGACGGGCGTGAATGGGTCACCCGCTCCGAGGTGGTGCGGGCCGATCCGGGTTCCGCGTTCGCGTTCGTCGTCGGCGGAGCCGAGCAAGGCATCGTTCGCTGGGACTGGCACCTCTACGAGCAGGGCACCGGCAGCATCGTCCAGCAGACCTGGCGACTGCTGCGCGCCGACCCGGTCCTGGGCGACACGCCCGAAGCTCTCCATGCCCTGCGGGACCATATGGCGAACAGCGCGGAGGCCACCCTGCTCTCCCTGGCGGAGTGGATCGCGGGCAGCCGTACTCGGTAA